In Carassius auratus strain Wakin unplaced genomic scaffold, ASM336829v1 scaf_tig00020840, whole genome shotgun sequence, the following are encoded in one genomic region:
- the LOC113076617 gene encoding myosin heavy chain, fast skeletal muscle-like, translating to MGDGEMECFGPAAIYLRKPERERIEAQNTPFDAKTAFFVVEPDEMYLKGTLVSKEGGKATVKTLCGKTLTVKEAEIFPMNPPKFDKIEDMAMMTHLNEPAVLYNLKERYAAWMIYTYSGLFCVTVNPYKWLPVYDSVVVSGYRGKKRIEAPPHIFSISDNAYQFMLTDRENQSILITGESGAGKTVNTKRVIQYFATIAVSGAKKVEPVPGKMQGSLEDQIIAANPLLEAYGNAKTVRNDNSSRFGKFIRIHFATTGKLASADIETYLLEKSRVTFQLSAERSYHIFYQLMTGHKPELLEALLITTNPYDYPMISQGEITVKSINDVEEFIATDTAIDILGFSADEKISIYKLTGAVMHHGNMKFKQKQREEQAEPDGTEVADKIAYLMGLNSADMLKALCYPRVKVGNEMVTKGQTVPQVNNAVSALCKSVYEKMFLWMVVRINEMLDTKQPRQFFIGVLDIAGFEIFDFNSLEQLCINFTNEKLQQFFNHHMFVLEQEEYKKEGIEWEFIDFGMDLAACIELIEKPMGIFSILEEECMFPKATDTSFKNKLHDQHLGKSSAFQKPKPAKGKAEAHFSLVHYAGTVDYNIVGWLDKNKDPLNDSVVQLYQKSSMKLLAFLYAAHAGAEAEGGGGGKKGKKKGGSFQTVSALFRENLGKLMTNLRSTHPHFVRCLIPNESKTPGLMENFLVIHQLRCNGVLEGIRICRKGFPSRILYGDFKQRYKVLNASVIPEGQFIDNKKASEKLLGSIDVDHTQYKFGHTKVFFKAGLLGTLEEMRDDKLATLVTMTQAVCRGFLMRREFVKMMERRESIFAIQYNIRSFMNVKHWPWMKLYFKIKPLLKSAETEKEMAAMKENFEKMKEDLTKALAKKKELEEKMVSLLQEKNDLQLQVASESENLSDAEERCEGLIKSKIQLEAKLKETTERLEDEEEINAELTAKKRKLEDECSELKKDIDDLELTLAKVEKEKHATENKVKNLTEEMASQDESIAKLTKEKKALQEAHQQTLDDLQAEEDKVNTLTKAKTKLEQQVDDLEGSLEQEKKLRMDLERAKRKLEGDLKLAQESIMDLENDKQQSDEKIKKKDFEISQLLSKIEDEQSLGAQLQKKIKELQARIEELEEEIEAERAARAKVEKQRADLSRELEEISERLEEAGGATAAQIEMNKKREAEFQKLRRDLEESTLQHEATAAALRKKQADSVAELGEQIDNLQRVKQKLEKEKSEYKMEIDDLTSNMEAVAKAKANLEKICRTLEDQGSELKTKNDELVRQLNDINAQKARLQTENGEFGRQLEEKEALVSQLTRGKQAYTQQIEELKRHIEEEVKAKNALAHAVQSARHDCDLLREQYEEEQEAKAELQRGMSKANSEVAQWRTKYETDAIQRTEELEESKKKLAQRLQDAEESIEAVNSKCASLEKTKQRLQGEVEDLMIDVERANALAANLDKKQRNFDKVLAEWKQKYEESQAELEGAQKEARSLSTELFKMKNSYEEALDHLETLKRENKNLQQEISDLTEQLGETGKSIHELEKAKKTVESEKTEIQAALEEAEGTLEHEESKILRVQLELNQVKSEIDRKLAEKDEEMEQIKRNSQRVIDSMQSTLDSEIRSRNDALRVKKKMEGDLNEMEVQLSHANRQAAEAQKQLRNVQGQLKDAQLHLDEAVRGQEDMKEQVAMVERRNNLMQAEIEELRAGLEQTERGRKVAEQELVDASERVGLLHSQNTSLINTKKKLEADLVQVQGEVDDTVQEARNAEEKAKKAITDAAMMAEELKKEQDTSAHLERMKKNMEVTVKDLQHRLDEAESLAMKGGKKQLQKLESRVRELEAEVEAEQRRGADAVKGVRKYERRVKELTYQTEEDKKNVIRLQDLVDKLQLKVKAYKRQAEEAEEQANTHLSRYRKVQHELEEAQERADIAESQVNKLRAKSRDAGKSKDEE from the exons ATGGGAGATGGTGAAATGGAGTGTTTCGGCCCGGCGGCCATTTACCTCCGgaagccagaaagagagagaatcgAGGCTCAGAACACCCCCTTTGATGCCAAAACAGCATTTTTTGTGGTAGAGCCAGATGAGATGTACCTGAAGGGTACTCTTGTTAGTAAAGAGGGTGGCAAAGCTACCGTCAAAACTCTGTGTGGGAAA ACACTCACGGTAAAAGAAGCTGAAATCTTCCCCATGAATCCTCCCAAGTTTGACAAAATTGAGGACATGGCCATGATGACCCACCTCAATGAGCCTGCTGTGCTGTATAACCTCAAAGAGCGTTACGCAGCATGGATGATCTAT ACCTACTCTGGCTTGTTTTGCGTCACTGTCAATCCCTACAAGTGGCTGCCGGTGTACGACTCAGTTGTTGTGTCTGGATACAGAGGCAAAAAGAGGATTGAAGCCCCACCTcacatcttctccatctctgACAACGCCTACCAGTTCATGCTCACTG ACAGGGAGAATCAGTCTATCCTGATTAC TGGAGAATCTGGTGCAGGAAAGACTGTCAACACCAAACGTGTAATCCAGTACTTTGCAACAATCGCTGTGTCTGGAGCAAAGAAGGTAGAACCTGTCCCTGGCAAAATGCAG GGGTCACTAGAGGACCAAATCATTGCAGCCAACCCTCTGCTGGAAGCTTATGGTAATGCCAAGACTGTAAGGAATGACAACTCTTCTCGTTTT GGTAAATTCATCAGGATTCACTTTGCGACCACTGGAAAACTGGCCTCAGCTGATATTGAAACTT atctgCTGGAAAAGTCGAGAGTGACATTCCAGCTGTCAGCTGAGAGGAGTTATCACATCTTCTACCAGCTCATGACTGGACACAAGCCAGAGCTGCTCG AGGCCTTGCTCATCACCACCAACCCTTATGACTATCCAATGATCAGCCAGGGGGAAATCACTGTCAAGAGCATCAATGATGTGGAGGAGTTCATTGCTACAGAT ACTGCCATTGACATTCTGGGCTTCAGTGCTGATGAGAAAATCAGCATCTACAAGCTGACAGGTGCTGTGATGCATCATGGGAACATGAAGTTcaaacagaagcagagagaggagcAAGCTGAACCTGACGGCACTGAGG TGGCTGATAAAATCGCTTACCTTATGGGGCTCAACTCCGCTGATATGCTGAAAGCTCTGTGCTACCCCAGAGTGAAGGTCGGGAATGAGATGGTGACCAAAGGCCAGACAGTGCCACAG GTGAACAATGCAGTCTCAGCTCTTTGCAAGTCTGTCTATGAGAAAATGTTCCTGTGGATGGTCGTCCGTATCAATGAGATGCTGGATACAAAGCAGCCCAGACAGTTTTTCATTGGTGTGCTGGACATCGCTGGATTTGAGATCTTTGAT TTCAACAGCTTGGAGCAGCTTTGCATCAACTTCACAAATGAAAAACTGCAACAGTTCTTTAACCACCACATGTTTGTTCTGGAGCAAGAGGAGTACAAGAAAGAAGGCATTGAATGGGAGTTCATTGACTTTGGAATGGACTTGGCTGCCTGCATTGAGCTTATTGAAAAG CCAATGGGCATCTTCTCCATCCTTGAAGAGGAGTGCATGTTCCCCAAGGCAACAGACACAAGCTTCAAAAACAAGCTGCATGATCAACATCTGGGCAAAAGTTCAGCCTTCCAGAAGCCCAAGCCTGCCAAAGGTAAGGCCGAGGCCCACTTCTCTCTGGTGCACTACGCCGGCACTGTGGACTACAACATTGTTGGCTGGCTGGACAAGAACAAGGATCCACTGAACGACTCTGTCGTGCAACTTTACCAAAAGTCATCGATGAAACTGCTGGCCTTCCTGTATGCTGCGCATGCAGGTGCTGAAG ctgaAGGAGGCGGAGGTGGAAAGAAAGGCAAGAAGAAGGGTGGTTCCTTCCAAACTGTGTCTGCACTTTTCAGG GAGAACTTGGGTAAGCTGATGACTAACCTGAGGAGTACTCACCCTCACTTTGTGCGCTGCTTGATTCCAAATGAGTCAAAGACTCCAG GTCTGATGGAGAACTTCCTGGTTATCCACCAGCTCAGGTGTAATGGTGTGCTGGAGGGTATCAGAATCTGCAGGAAGGGTTTCCCCAGCAGAATTCTATATGGTGACTTCAAGCAGAG ATACAAAGTATTAAATGCTAGTGTCATCCCTGAGGGACAGTTCATTGACAACAAAAAGGCTTCAGAGAAACTCTTGGGCTCTATTGATGTTGACCACACCCAATACAAGTTTGGACACACAAAA GTGTTTTTTAAAGCTGGTCTGTTGGGAACTCTTGAGGAGATGAGAGATGACAAACTAGCAACGCTGGTTACCATGACTCAAGCTGTTTGTCGTGGCTTCCTCATGAGGAGAGAGTTTGTAAAAATGATGGAGAGGAG AGAGTCTATTTTTGCAATCCAATACAACATCCGCTCATTCATGAATGTCAAACATTGGCCATGGATGAAGCTCTACTTCAAGATCAAGCCTCTTCTGAAGAGTGCAGAGACTGAGAAAGAAATGGCAGCCATGAAGGAGAACTTTGAGAAGATGAAAGAAGATTTAACAAAAGCATTAGCTAAGAAGAAGGAGCTTGAGGAGAAAATGGTGTCACTTCTTCAAGAGAAAAATGACCTTCAACTCCAAGTAGCATCT GAATCTGAAAACCTCTCTGATGCTGAGGAGAGATGTGAAGGTCTCATCAAAAGCAAGATCCAGCTTGAGGCCAAACTCAAAGAGACAACCGAGAGactggaggatgaggaggaaatcAATGCTGAACTGACTGCCAAGAAGAGGAAACTGGAGGATGAATGCTCAGAACTAAAGAAAGACATAGATGACCTGGAGCTCACCTTGGCAAAAGTGGAGAAGGAGAAACATGCTACAGAAAATAAG GTGAAAAACCTGACAGAGGAGATGGCCTCTCAGGATGAGAGCATTGCCAAGCTGACCAAAGAGAAGAAAGCCCTCCAAGAGGCACACCAGCAGACTCTTGATGACCTTCAGGCAGAGGAAGACAAAGTCAACACTCTGACTAAAGCTAAGACAAAGCTTGAGCAGCAAGTAGACGAT CTTGAGGGCTCACTGGAACAAGAAAAGAAGCTCCGTATGGACCTTGAGAGAGCCAAGAGAAAGCTTGAGGGTGATCTGAAACTGGCCCAGGAGTCCATAATGGACCTGGAGAATGACAAACAGCAATCAGATGAGAAGATCAAAAA GAAAGACTTTGAGATAAGTCAGCTTCTCAGCAAGATTGAGGATGAACAGTCTTTGGGAGCACAGCTTCAGAAGAAGATCAAAGAGCTTCAG gCCCGTATCGAGGAGCTGGAAGAAGAAATAGAGGCAGAGCGAGCTGCTCGTGCTAAAGTGGAGAAGCAGAGAGCTGATCTCTCCAGGGAACTTGAAGAGATCAGCGAGAGGCTTGAGGAAGCTGGTGGTGCTACTGCTGCCCAGATTGAGATGAACAAGAAGCGTGAAGCTGAATTCCAGAAGTTGCGTCGTGATCTGGAGGAGTCCACCTTGCAGCATGAAGCTACAGCTGCAGCTCTCCGAAAGAAACAGGCAGACAGTGTAGCTGAACTCGGAGAACAGATCGACAACCTCCAGCGGGTCaagcagaagctggagaaggaGAAGAGTGAATACAAGATGGAGATTGATGACTTGACAAGCAACATGGAGGCTGTGGCTAAAGCAAAG GCAAACCTTGAAAAGATATGCCGTACATTAGAAGACCAAGGAAGTGAGCTAAAAACGAAGAATGATGAGCTTGTCCGCCAACTTAATGACATAAATGCCCAGAAGGCAAGGCTCCAAACTGAAAATG GTGAATTTGGCCGTCAACTGGAAGAGAAAGAAGCTCTTGTTTCTCAACTGACAAGAGGCAAACAGGCTTACACTCAGCAGATTgaggaactcaaaagacatatTGAGGAAGAAGTTAAG GCCAAGAATGCTCTGGCCCATGCGGTTCAGTCTGCCCGTCATGACTGCGACTTGCTCAGAGAGCAGTATGAGGAGGAGCAAGAGGCCAAAGCTGAACTCCAGCGGGGAATGTCTAAGGCCAACAGTGAGGTGGCTCAATGGAGAACCAAATATGAGACTGATGCCATCCAGCGGACTGAGGAGCTTGAGGAATCCAA GAAAAAGCTTGCCCAGCGTCTGCAGGATGCTGAAGAATCCATTGAAGCGGTGAACTCCAAGTGTGCCTCTTTGGAAAAGACCAAACAGAGACTGCAGGGTGAAGTAGAGGACCTCATGATTGATGTTGAGAGAGCAAATGCATTGGCTGCCAACCTTGACAAGAAACAGAGAAACTTTGACAAA GTCCTAGCAGAGTGGAAGCAGAAGTATGAGGAAAGCCAGGCTGAACTAGAAGGTGCTCAGAAAGAAGCTCGCTCCCTCAGCACTGAGCTTTTCAAAATGAAGAACTCCTATGAGGAAGCTCTTGACCACCTCGAGACCCTGAAGAGGGAGAACAAGAATCTGCAAc AGGAGATTTCTGACCTCACTGAGCAGCTTGGAGAGACTGGAAAGAGCATTCATGAGTTGGAGAAAGCCAAGAAGACAGTGGAGTCTGAGAAAACAGAGATCCAGGCTGCGCTTGAAGAGGCTGAA GGCACCCTGGAGCATGAAGAGTCCAAGATACTTCGTGTACAGCTGGAGCTGAACCAGGTGAAGAGTGAGATTGACAGGAAGCTTGCTGAGAAGGATGAGGAGATGGAACAGATCAAGAGGAACAGCCAAAGAGTGATTGATTCCATGcagagcactctggactctgagaTCAGGAGCAGAAATGATGCCCTGAGAGTCAAAAAGAAGATGGAGGGAGATCTGAATGAGATGGAGGTCCAGCTGAGTCATGCCAACCGCCAGGCTGCTGAGGCCCAGAAACAGCTCAGGAATGTCCAAGGACAACTCAAG GATGCCCAACTGCACCTTGATGAAGCTGTCAGAGGACAGGAGGACATGAAGGAGCAGGTGGCCATGGTGGAGCGCAGGAATAACCTGATGCAAGCAGAGATTGAGGAGCTGAGAGCTGGCCTGGAGCAAACAGAGAGAGGCCGCAAAGTGGCAGAGCAGGAGCTGGTGGATGCCAGCGAGCGTGTGGGACTGCTGCATTCACAA AATACAAGTCTTATTAACACCAAGAAGAAGCTTGAGGCTGATCTGGTCCAGGTTCAAGGTGAGGTGGATGATACAGtccaggaggccagaaatgcAGAAGAGAAAGCCAAGAAGGCCATCACTGAT gcTGCCATGATGGCTGAGGAGCTGAAGAAGGAGCAGGACACCAGTGCTCACCTGGAGAGGATGAAGAAGAACATGGAGGTGACTGTCAAAGACCTGCAGCACCGTCTGGATGAAGCTGAGAGTCTGGCCATGAAGGGTGGAAAGAAACAGCTCCAGAAACTGGAGTCCAGG GTGCGTGAGTTGGAGGCTGAAGTTGAAGCTGAACAGAGACGTGGTGCAGATGCTGTGAAAGGAGTGCGCAAATATGAAAGGAGAGTGAAGGAGCTCACCTACCAG ACTGAGGAAGACAAGAAGAACGTGATCCGACTCCAGGATCTGGTAGACAAGCTGCAGCTGAAAGTGAAGGCCTACAAGCgccaggctgaagaagct GAGGAGCAGGCCAACACTCACCTGTCCAGGTACAGGAAGGTGCAGCATGAGCTGGAGGAGGCTCAGGAGCGCGCTGACATCGCTGAGTCCCAGGTCAACAAGCTGAGAGCCAAGAGCCGTGATGCTGGGAAG AGCAAGGATGAAGAATGA